From the Huiozyma naganishii CBS 8797 chromosome 2, complete genome genome, one window contains:
- the UBP2 gene encoding ubiquitin-specific protease UBP2 (similar to Saccharomyces cerevisiae UBP2 (YOR124C); ancestral locus Anc_5.443), which translates to MGESINFATLNPANRGSSEETRSVEDSNNTRDTDVDMESSLKSVSPTDQLPDDGKHLLYTDLKNGSPMKTSDRLIDDILCDLSLNGQSQCLLSEQSQGILKLLPIIYSKQRQQLQNVSILGSLLDQVLFQTKFEYSSVSCPQHNKLQVFLGVLLNVSSSFESTDDVVRSPLFHLKVTVKTRSQLELYKKHAGVSQFFSVDSLHSYDKEDLGTFDPEDTRLIDYAIYVSSDTNKLVLIEIFHPEFNTSEEIESFTVDGIRKRYVDTCSRLDSLNPEDIPNQFDCLNTLYKTFKNPINKTDPSAPLQTIKASNPILNSHMNANWLTERYGFTLLPGENEDDEDEYEPPNFTTYIMDPKVRKMKECYIRKCLQLIFWAKLMIEVVDNTQRSKLAASSKSFKSLSGIAVQNTSKPLYQLFGESKNAFLNSNDQNYMWDTNYHFIALSASYHYNDRDIIMNYETYSVIDKGNIGIYFDAIQFIANRKGSYQLLAYCGKQNIVGHEALEAAMRAFKLDPAAIDINKLDISLLLSMYKHEQISNQNTSHLSDLKNALRVLAKFKDNRFVKFYVDHEPYKTVSQAYNELEVDESVDDDIIQTAYSIKVNDSPGLKIECIRALYTIAINKRSMALFNYLIEECPEFQDFYGPEKYSYEQALAIIQVNENASDEMILQIFQKKWNDEPLVEYDQFLSLKAALLKLCIEKNSKLISHFLTTGLIDPSCLPVENWPIGLNNIGNTCYLNSLLQYYFAIAPLRNYICSYQSTTESFEATDTDAKINRRIGGRQVCASEVERSIQFTYQLRDLFNGMIFSNSRCVSPTQELAYLAFSPSNIEVEFDAGSGIASESGGTFSLNGKDTDAPLTDMPLNEDVTMTEAGEPQLDDTGLLAPVEADVPVDQMKLAKEVINSSTKVAKIGSDQLENALELGRQQDVTECIGNVLYQLESASDPIKLDEDNEQYDLIKHLFYGKTRQDIVPLSNSTDVRSKYERFLSLLVNVSDHPKDIYDALDSYFMEEYLTLEEYGDVRRTVAITEFPTILQIQIQRVYYDRERFMPFKSIEPIPFNSTLYMDRYAATDDPVMLTKRRETSELKTRLRECKVRQQELLSRNDMGLSRKEAYTETMKMLQSDFLEQVPSVRGEDQTAVVSGLSDMVASIDEELVQLYTEIGQLETQIDHQFDSFQKVGYSLFAVFIHRGEASYGHYWVYVKDFKNSGIWRKYNDETVSEVPEEEVFNFTEGNNATPYFLVLVKQTHEQDIEPLHRIIDNTQR; encoded by the coding sequence ATGGGCGAGTCTATAAACTTTGCCACTTTGAATCCCGCTAACAGGGGAAGTTCGGAGGAAACGAGATCCGTTGAGGACTCCAACAATACGAGGGATACTGACGTTGACATGGAGTCTTCTCTGAAGAGTGTCTCCCCCACTGACCAATTACCTGACGATGGTAAGCATCTTTTATACACagacttgaagaacgggTCTCCGATGAAGACATCGGACCGGTTGATCGATGATATCCTGTGTGATTTAAGTCTAAATGGACAGAGCCAGTGTCTCTTGTCGGAACAATCTCAAGGTATCCTCAAGCTGCTGCCGATTATTTACTCAAAGCAAAGACAACAACTGCAAAATGTGTCCATACTAGGGTCGCTACTAGATCAGGTACTTTTCCAGACAAAGTTCGAGTACAGCTCAGTGTCCTGTCCGCAACACAACAAACTGCAAGTATTTCTAGGTGTATTGCTTAACGTGAGCTCCAGTTTCGAATCTACCGATGATGTGGTGAGATCTCCACTGTTTCATTTAAAGGTCACAGTGAAGACAAGATCACAGCTGGAACTGTACAAGAAACATGCCGGTGTCTCACAATTTTTCTCCGTTGACAGTTTGCACTCTTACGATAAAGAAGATTTGGGCACATTCGATCCCGAAGATACACGATTGATCGATTACGCTATCTACGTTTCGTCAGATACTAACAAGCTGGTACTGATCGAGATCTTCCACCCAGAGTTTAATACCTCAGAGGAAATCGAAAGCTTCACCGTGGATGGGATTAGGAAAAGGTACGTGGACACTTGCTCGCGTTTGGACTCGTTGAATCCGGAAGACATCCCTAACCAATTTGACTGTTTGAATACCTTGtacaaaactttcaaaaatcCAATCAATAAGACGGACCCTTCGGCACCGTTGCAAACAATAAAGGCCAGTAATCCGATTCTTAATTCCCACATGAATGCTAATTGGCTGACTGAGAGATATGGGTTTACTCTGCTACCGGGGGAAAAcgaggatgatgaggacgaaTACGAGCCACCTAATTTCACGACCTATATCATGGATCCGAAAGTCAGAAAGATGAAGGAATGTTACATTAGGAAATGTCTGCAATTGATCTTCTGGGCGAAACTGATGATCGAAGTGGTGGACAACACACAAAGGTCTAAGCTAGCGGCGAGCTCCAAATCGTTCAAATCGTTAAGCGGTATTGCTGTGCAAAATACCAGTAAACCGCTGTATCAACTATTCGGTGAGTCGAAGAACGCTTTCCTCAACAGCAATGATCAAAACTACATGTGGGATACCAATTATCACTTCATTGCTTTGTCTGCATCCTACCACTATAACGACAGAGATATTATCATGAATTATGAAACCTACAGTGTTATTGACAAAGGCAACATTGGAATATACTTTGACGCAATACAGTTCATTGCCAACAGGAAGGGATCGTATCAACTACTAGCCTATTgtggaaaacaaaatattgtTGGGCACGAAGCGCTGGAGGCTGCCATGCGCGCTTTTAAACTGGATCCGGCTGCAATAGACATTAACAAGCTGGATATTTCGCTTTTGTTGTCCATGTACAAGCACGAGCAAATCTCCAATCAAAATACAAGTCATCTCAGTGACCTAAAGAATGCATTGAGAGTTCTTGCCAAATTTAAAGACAATCGGTTTGTCAAGTTTTACGTTGATCATGAACCTTACAAAACAGTGTCACAAGCATATAACGAACTGGAAGTTGATGAGTCTGTCGATGACGATATCATTCAAACTGCGTACAGTATCAAGGTGAACGATTCCCCAGGGTTGAAAATTGAATGTATCAGGGCTCTGTACACCATTGCGATCAACAAAAGGAGTATGGCGCTGTTCAATTACTTGATCGAAGAATGTCCCGAATTTCAAGACTTCTACGGTCCTGAGAAGTATTCTTACGAACAAGCGTTAGCTATTATCCAAGTGAACGAAAATGCCAGCGATGAAATGATTCTACAAatattccaaaaaaaatggaacGATGAACCCTTGGTTGAGTACGACCAGTTTTTATCACTAAAGGCTGCATTACTGAAACTGTGCATTGAGAAGAATTCGAAATTAATATCTCATTTCCTAACAACGGGTCTAATTGATCCGTCATGTTTGCCTGTAGAGAACTGGCCCATTGGGTTGAACAATATCGGGAACACATGCTACTTGAACTCTTTATTACAATACTATTTTGCTATTGCGCCATTGAGGAACTACATATGCTCGTACCAAAGTACGACTGAAAGTTTTGAGGCTACTGATACAGATGCTAAGATAAATAGGAGAATAGGTGGTAGGCAGGTTTGTGCTAGTGAAGTTGAGAGATCGATCCAGTTTACCTACCAACTGAGAGATTTGTTCAACGGGATGATCTTCAGTAACTCCAGGTGTGTGTCTCCAACTCAGGAGTTGGCATATTTGGCTTTCTCCCCCAGTAACATCGAGGTTGAATTTGACGCTGGCTCCGGCATCGCAAGTGAGAGTGGTGGAACCTTCAGTTTGAATGGCAAGGATACCGATGCGCCGTTGACCGACATGCCATTAAATGAAGACGTGACGATGACCGAGGCTGGTGAACCGCAATTGGACGATACTGGATTATTGGCACCTGTAGAGGCTGATGTCCCAGTAGACCAAATGAAACTGGCCAAGGAGGTGATAAATAGTTCCACGAAAGTGGCCAAGATTGGTTCCGATCAACTGGAGAACGCGTTGGAGTTGGGCAGGCAGCAGGACGTTACCGAGTGTATTGGTAACGTTTTGTACCAGTTAGAGAGTGCGTCTGATCCGATCAAACTGGACGAGGACAACGAGCAGTACGATCTCATCAAGCACTTGTTCTACGGGAAGACTAGACAGGATATTGTTCCGCTCTCGAACTCGACGGACGTTCGTTCCAAGTACGAACGGTTTTTATCGTTATTGGTCAATGTGAGTGATCACCCGAAGGACATATACGATGCACTAGACTCATATTTCATGGAGGAGTATCTTACACTGGAGGAGTACGGAGACGTGAGAAGGACTGTGGCGATTACAGAGTTCCCGACGATTTTGCAGATCCAGATACAGAGGGTGTACTACGACAGGGAGAGGTTCATGCCGTTTAAGTCCATCGAACCGATCCCCTTCAACAGTACGTTGTACATGGACCGATACGCGGCCACGGACGACCCGGTTATGTTGACCAAGAGACGCGAGACCTCCGAATTGAAGACACGTTTGCGGGAGTGCAAAGTTCGTCAACAGGAGTTACTATCCAGAAACGATATGGGTCTCTCCCGCAAGGAGGCGTACACAGAGACGATGAAAATGCTCCAATCGGACTTCCTCGAACAGGTCCCCTCTGTACGTGGTGAGGACCAGACCGCAGTGGTATCCGGGCTCTCGGACATGGTCGCGAGCATCGACGAAGAACTGGTGCAATTGTATACGGAGATCGGGCAGCTAGAAACGCAGATCGACCACCAGTTCGACTCCTTCCAGAAAGTCGGGTACTCGCTGTTCGCGGTGTTCATCCACCGCGGGGAGGCCAGCTACGGCCACTACTGGGTCTACGTGAAGGATTTCAAGAACAGCGGGATCTGGCGCAAGTACAACGACGAGACCGTCTCGGAAGTGCCCGAGGAGGAAGTGTTCAACTTCACAGAGGGGAACAACGCGACACCGTACTTCCTCGTACTCGTGAAGCAGACGCACGAGCAAGACATCGAGCCCTTACACCGAATCATCGACAACACGCAGCGGTAA
- the VPS74 gene encoding Vps74p (similar to Saccharomyces cerevisiae VPS74 (YDR372C); ancestral locus Anc_5.442), with protein sequence MSTLQRRRVNRSDSNEGETVSGGKTAAAPSASNDAEEYEETSGPTRKVAYDPEEAKLRDNYTVPKLTLMEEVLLMGLRDREGYLSFWNDNISYALRGCIMIELALRKKIRILDDSARKRFDISERLVEVVDGSKTGEVLLDETLQLMKNDEPLTIANWIDLLSGETWNLMKINYQLKQVRERLAKGLVDKGVLRTEMKNFFLFDMATHPVTDSSCKEAIKRRILSTVVSRNMELSFNSYFPESTSFKYIRTVALVCSTYGASVLENVLSSLDYEQRDRAVSRAEELLEKFGQYPFDLEKQGDSGISCNLNKEAQREVDESPNSALYLEVVAGVIEVFSRMDMLL encoded by the coding sequence ATGTCCACTTTACAGCGGCGTAGGGTTAACAGGTCGGATTCCAATGAGGGGGAGACCGTGTCTGGTGGCAAGACTGCCGCCGCGCCGTCTGCGTCTAACGATGCTGAGGAGTACGAGGAGACCAGTGGGCCGACCCGCAAAGTTGCTTATGACCCGGAGGAGGCGAAGTTGAGAGACAATTACACGGTCCCTAAATTGACTCTCATGGAGGAAGTGCTTTTGATGGGGCTGCGGGACCGGGAGGGGTACCTGTCCTTCTGGAACGACAATATATCGTACGCGCTGCGCGGGTGCATAATGATTGAGCTGGCGctgaggaagaagatccGTATTTTGGACGATTCTGCGAGGAAGAGGTTTGATATTTCCGAGAGGCTCGTGGAAGTTGTGGACGGGTCAAAAACTGGGGAGGTGCTGTTGGACGAGACATTGCAGCTGATGAAGAACGACGAGCCGTTGACAATCGCCAACTGGATAGACCTGCTGAGTGGGGAGACGTGGAACCTGATGAAAATTAACTACCAACTGAAGCAGGTCAGGGAGCGGCTCGCGAAGGGGCTCGTGGACAAGGGGGTGCTGCGCACCGAGATGAAgaacttctttttgttcGATATGGCCACGCACCCAGTGACAGACTCCAGTTGCAAAGAGGCCATCAAGAGAAGGATACTTTCCACTGTCGTCTCGAGAAACATGGAGCTGAGCTTTAACAGTTACTTTCCAGAGTCGACCTCCTTCAAATATATCAGAACGGTCGCGCTCGTATGCAGTACATACGGTGCCAGCGTGCTCGAAAACGTCCTCTCGTCGCTCGATTACGAACAGCGGGACCGTGCGGTCTCCAGAGCGGAGGAGCTCCTGGAGAAGTTCGGCCAGTACCCGTTCGACCTCGAAAAGCAGGGCGACAGCGGCATATCATGcaacttgaacaaagaggCCCAGCGGGAAGTAGACGAGTCGCCCAATTCAGCACTTTACTTGGAGGTAGTCGCCGGTGTCATCGAGGTATTCTCGAGAATGGACATGCTGCTATAG
- the LEO1 gene encoding Paf1-complex subunit LEO1 (similar to Saccharomyces cerevisiae LEO1 (YOR123C); ancestral locus Anc_5.440), protein MSQEESAVVDSVATGSDTREEESATQMEETTREDVDTAGATVDGDKGGDAGMDDLFGDDDDNAAAGDGGRGSDDEDEGDDDDDVTGSSPRRKRLDMDEEEEMYNRKFYGEDVDMSDTEQAEHEFKEANVELVKHIVPYKLVPDDAIGTNDIYVAKVPPFLMIDPAPFDPTSFEGKVADRLDGSLSKEDRLGDRLIDENTVRWRYSRDTNQSVFKESNTQIVQWSDGSYSLKLGNEYTDILINDTDNTFLTVSHDQQELMQCVEGGLVNKTLMFIPTSTSSKIHQKLSKAVARRNVMQSAGPGTYIVSVDPEIEKKELERKQGQIFKERRRRQLREKELAESPDTTIGGPRSGSAGSWHGTPRTARMVGRKSREDEYEEDDFLVDDDEDEDEFQDEEEEEDAEEEEEEEEEGAEEEERERANAQRLTEAKRNSDLMHKNDHDSAESPEKRRKVAVIDDEDDEDE, encoded by the coding sequence ATGTCACAGGAAGAGTCAGCTGTCGTTGATAGTGTTGCTACAGGGTCTGATACGAGAGAGGAAGAGTCCGCAACACAGATGGAGGAAACAACAAGAGAGGACGTTGATACCGCGGGGGCCACTGTAGATGGTGATAAGGGTGGAGATGCAGGGATGGACGACCTGTttggtgatgatgacgataatgctgctgctggggACGGTGGCCGCGGCagtgacgatgaagatgaaggtgacgacgacgacgacgtaACTGGAAGCTCTCCCAGGAGGAAGCGTCTTGATatggatgaggaggaggaaatgTACAATAGGAAGTTTTACGGGGAGGATGTCGACATGTCGGATACGGAGCAAGCGGAGCACGAGTTTAAGGAGGCCAACGTGGAATTGGTGAAGCACATTGTCCCGTACAAGCTTGTGCCAGACGATGCCATTGGGACCAACGACATATACGTGGCCAAAGTTCCACCGTTCTTGATGATAGACCCGGCGCCCTTCGACCCTACCAGTTTCGAGGGCAAAGTCGCAGACAGACTGGACGGCTCGCTGTCCAAGGAGGACCGTCTCGGCGACCGTTTGATAGACGAAAACACCGTCAGATGGAGATACTCGAGGGACACAAACCAGAGCgtgttcaaagaatcgAACACGCAAATAGTGCAGTGGTCCGACGGCTCGtactctttgaaactgggCAACGAGTACACGGATATCCTCATCAACGACACGGACAACACTTTCCTGACTGTATCGCACGACCAGCAGGAGTTAATGCAGTGTGTTGAAGGTGGGCTTGTCAACAAGACGCTCATGTTCATTCCAACGTCGACGAGTTCCAAGATACACCAAAAGCTGAGCAAAGCTGTCGCGAGAAGAAACGTCATGCAGAGTGCCGGTCCAGGTACGTACATTGTGTCTGTGGACCcagaaattgagaagaaggagCTGGAGCGGAAGCAAGGCCAGATCTTCAAGGAGAGAAGGAGACGGCAGTTGAGGGAGAAGGAACTCGCCGAATCCCCTGACACGACAATTGGTGGGCCCAGATCGGGCTCAGCAGGTAGCTGGCATGGCACTCCCCGGACGGCCCGCATGGTCGGCAGGAAATCGAGGGAGGACGAGTACGAAGAAGACGATTTCCTAGTggatgacgacgaagacgaggatgagTTCCAggacgaagaggaagaagaagacgcagaagaagaagaggaggaggaagaggaaggtgcggaggaggaagagcGCGAAAGAGCCAACGCACAGCGACTGACCGAAGCGAAGAGAAATTCAGATCTGATGCACAAGAACGACCACGACTCCGCAGAGTCCCCGGAAAAGAGGCGGAAAGTTGCTGTgatcgacgacgaagacgatgaAGACGAGTGA